Proteins co-encoded in one Cuculus canorus isolate bCucCan1 chromosome 22, bCucCan1.pri, whole genome shotgun sequence genomic window:
- the LDLRAP1 gene encoding low density lipoprotein receptor adapter protein 1 isoform X3, which translates to MDALKSAGRALLRSPSGHKPSWAGGRHKKLPENWTDTRETLLEGMLFSLKYMGMTLVEQPKGEELSAAAVKRIVATAKASGKKLQKVTLKVSPRGIVLNDSGTNELIENVSIYRISYCTADKIHDKVFAYIAQNQLNENLECHAFLCTKRKMAQAVTLTVAQAFKIAFEFWQAAKEEKEKREKSILEGEGTSSPSSEAHVCPDTSAATGNLLDLEDPAKSPLTSRTGSPCLDNSTFGPSSSVNNNVVWEMDDGLDEAFSRCLLVAVFCFALLDAELSHHPWPSGDSVFGLLLLRGGCFREPS; encoded by the exons ATGGACGCGCTCAAATCGGCGGGGAGAGCGCTGCTCCGGAGCCCCAGCGGGCACAAACCCTCCTGGGCCGGCGGCCGGCACAAGA AGCTCCCGGAGAACTGGACAGACACCCGTGAGACGCTGCTGGAGGGGATGCTCTTCAGCCTCAAGTACATGGGCATGACGCTGGTGGAGCAGCCCAAGGGAGAggagctctctgcagctgctgtcaaAAGGATCGTCGCCACG gcaaaagcaagtggaaagaaactgcaaaaagtGACTCTGAAAGTCTCACCCAGAGGGATTGTGTTAAACGACAGTGGAACAAATGAGCTGATCGAGAATGTCTCCATATACAG GATATCCTACTGCACAGCAGACAAGATCCACGATAAAGTGTTTGCCTACATTGCCCAGAACCAGCTCAATGAGAACCTGGAGTGCCATGCCTTCCTCTGTACCAAACGGAAAATG GCGCAAGCGGTCACCCTCACCGTAGCCCAGGCCTTCAAAATTGCGTTTGAGTTCTGGCAAGCGGCTAAGGaag agaaggagaagCGAGAAAAGTCCATCTTGGAAGGAGAAGGGACAAGCAGCCCCAGCTCGGAAGCCCACGTCTGTCCAGACACGT CAGCGGCTACGGGGAATTTGCTGGATTTAGAAGATCCTGCCAAATCACCCCTGACCAGCAGGACAGGCTCCCCATGCTTGGATAACAGCACTTTTGGGCCCAGCTCTTCTGTAAATAACAACGTGGTGTGG GAAATGGATGATGGTCTCGACGAGGCATTTTCAAG ATGTTTGTTGGTTGCGGTCTTTTGTTTTGCATTGCTGGATGCCGAGCTGTCACATCACCCTTGGCCTTCTGGTGACTCAGTATTTGGACTGCTCCTCCTCCGAGGCGGATGCTTCCGAGAGCCTTCCTGA
- the LDLRAP1 gene encoding low density lipoprotein receptor adapter protein 1 isoform X1, with protein sequence MDALKSAGRALLRSPSGHKPSWAGGRHKKLPENWTDTRETLLEGMLFSLKYMGMTLVEQPKGEELSAAAVKRIVATAKASGKKLQKVTLKVSPRGIVLNDSGTNELIENVSIYRISYCTADKIHDKVFAYIAQNQLNENLECHAFLCTKRKMAQAVTLTVAQAFKIAFEFWQAAKEEKEKREKSILEGEGTSSPSSEAHVCPDTSAATGNLLDLEDPAKSPLTSRTGSPCLDNSTFGPSSSVNNNVVWEMDDGLDEAFSRLAQSRTNPYVLDTGLTAQDIQSAETLSPVDWNKIDSNTGEKDDLFMF encoded by the exons ATGGACGCGCTCAAATCGGCGGGGAGAGCGCTGCTCCGGAGCCCCAGCGGGCACAAACCCTCCTGGGCCGGCGGCCGGCACAAGA AGCTCCCGGAGAACTGGACAGACACCCGTGAGACGCTGCTGGAGGGGATGCTCTTCAGCCTCAAGTACATGGGCATGACGCTGGTGGAGCAGCCCAAGGGAGAggagctctctgcagctgctgtcaaAAGGATCGTCGCCACG gcaaaagcaagtggaaagaaactgcaaaaagtGACTCTGAAAGTCTCACCCAGAGGGATTGTGTTAAACGACAGTGGAACAAATGAGCTGATCGAGAATGTCTCCATATACAG GATATCCTACTGCACAGCAGACAAGATCCACGATAAAGTGTTTGCCTACATTGCCCAGAACCAGCTCAATGAGAACCTGGAGTGCCATGCCTTCCTCTGTACCAAACGGAAAATG GCGCAAGCGGTCACCCTCACCGTAGCCCAGGCCTTCAAAATTGCGTTTGAGTTCTGGCAAGCGGCTAAGGaag agaaggagaagCGAGAAAAGTCCATCTTGGAAGGAGAAGGGACAAGCAGCCCCAGCTCGGAAGCCCACGTCTGTCCAGACACGT CAGCGGCTACGGGGAATTTGCTGGATTTAGAAGATCCTGCCAAATCACCCCTGACCAGCAGGACAGGCTCCCCATGCTTGGATAACAGCACTTTTGGGCCCAGCTCTTCTGTAAATAACAACGTGGTGTGG GAAATGGATGATGGTCTCGACGAGGCATTTTCAAG ACTGGCTCAGTCGAGAACAAACCCTTATGTCCTCGACACAGGACTGACAGCTCAAGACATCCAGAGCGCAGAAACACTCTCACCTGTAGACTGGAATAAAATAGATTCCAACACAGGCGAGAAAGATGATCTGTTCATGTTTTGA
- the LDLRAP1 gene encoding low density lipoprotein receptor adapter protein 1 isoform X2, which yields MDALKSAGRALLRSPSGHKPSWAGGRHKKLPENWTDTRETLLEGMLFSLKYMGMTLVEQPKGEELSAAAVKRIVATAKASGKKLQKVTLKVSPRGIVLNDSGTNELIENVSIYRISYCTADKIHDKVFAYIAQNQLNENLECHAFLCTKRKMAQAVTLTVAQAFKIAFEFWQAAKEEKEKREKSILEGEGTSSPSSEAHVCPDTSATGNLLDLEDPAKSPLTSRTGSPCLDNSTFGPSSSVNNNVVWEMDDGLDEAFSRLAQSRTNPYVLDTGLTAQDIQSAETLSPVDWNKIDSNTGEKDDLFMF from the exons ATGGACGCGCTCAAATCGGCGGGGAGAGCGCTGCTCCGGAGCCCCAGCGGGCACAAACCCTCCTGGGCCGGCGGCCGGCACAAGA AGCTCCCGGAGAACTGGACAGACACCCGTGAGACGCTGCTGGAGGGGATGCTCTTCAGCCTCAAGTACATGGGCATGACGCTGGTGGAGCAGCCCAAGGGAGAggagctctctgcagctgctgtcaaAAGGATCGTCGCCACG gcaaaagcaagtggaaagaaactgcaaaaagtGACTCTGAAAGTCTCACCCAGAGGGATTGTGTTAAACGACAGTGGAACAAATGAGCTGATCGAGAATGTCTCCATATACAG GATATCCTACTGCACAGCAGACAAGATCCACGATAAAGTGTTTGCCTACATTGCCCAGAACCAGCTCAATGAGAACCTGGAGTGCCATGCCTTCCTCTGTACCAAACGGAAAATG GCGCAAGCGGTCACCCTCACCGTAGCCCAGGCCTTCAAAATTGCGTTTGAGTTCTGGCAAGCGGCTAAGGaag agaaggagaagCGAGAAAAGTCCATCTTGGAAGGAGAAGGGACAAGCAGCCCCAGCTCGGAAGCCCACGTCTGTCCAGACACGT CGGCTACGGGGAATTTGCTGGATTTAGAAGATCCTGCCAAATCACCCCTGACCAGCAGGACAGGCTCCCCATGCTTGGATAACAGCACTTTTGGGCCCAGCTCTTCTGTAAATAACAACGTGGTGTGG GAAATGGATGATGGTCTCGACGAGGCATTTTCAAG ACTGGCTCAGTCGAGAACAAACCCTTATGTCCTCGACACAGGACTGACAGCTCAAGACATCCAGAGCGCAGAAACACTCTCACCTGTAGACTGGAATAAAATAGATTCCAACACAGGCGAGAAAGATGATCTGTTCATGTTTTGA